In Alligator mississippiensis isolate rAllMis1 chromosome 10, rAllMis1, whole genome shotgun sequence, one DNA window encodes the following:
- the LRRC75B gene encoding leucine-rich repeat-containing protein 75B: MGSRLSRQSSLEEEGASGEDAGPRAARKEPQRRGESGRGDFQFASLLLSSEKLSGVLRRSSPAPYVRRVGWLREIQATVREHKREHAVHILRLLRKDLGLEGTFLNEVLYKNATFLNLVDPISHDLLMSLARDLQCPKKEYDPWKSSDRICRQLIYHLTPHSKWHRHGMPRRKSQACLKNSLQKKLSQDSMDLSGIPLTMRDVHRMAYYLQNNRDNLTSVDLSFTELNDEMVRMLLPFLWALPKLTHLSLNGNRLTRATMKELTDTMKDMNKFPCLAWVDLGNNVDVSSMPQPLLVGLRKRLSQQTTLPTIYESLDCDSELSSGHEGSQQEEEEEEGTEGIQPVTKDKATPRDFPQQCCER, from the exons ATGGGCTCTCGGCTcagcaggcagagcagcctgGAGGAAGAGGGCGCCTCGGGGGAGGACGCGGGTCCCAGGGCAGCTCGGAAGGAGCCGCAGCGGCGCGGGGAGAGCGGCCGGGGCGACTTCCAGTTCGCTTCCCTGCTGCTGAGCTCCGAGAAGCTGTCCGGGGTGCTGAGGAGGAGCAGCCCGGCGCCCTACGTGCGGCGGGTGGGCTGGCTGCGGGAGATCCAGGCCACCGTCCGCGAGCACAAGCGCGAGCACGCGGTGCACATCCTCCGGCTGCTCCGAAAG GACCTTGGATTAGAAGGAACATTCCTCAATGAAGTTCTCTACAAGAATGCTACCTTCCTCAACTTGGTGGATCCTATCTCTCATGACCTCCTGATGAGCCTAGCTAGAGATCTGCAGTGCCCAAAAAAG GAATATGATCCTTGGAAGTCCTCGGACAGAATCTGCAGGCAGCTGATTTACCATTTGACCCCTCATTCGAAATGGCACAGGCATGGCATGCCACGGAGGAAGTCCCAAGCATG CCTGAAGAACAGCCTGCAGAAGAAGCTGAGCCAAGACTCCATGGATTTATCTGGGATCCCCCTGACCATGAGAGATGTCCACCGCATGGCCTACTACCTGCAGAACAATAGGGACAACCTCACCTCAGTGGACCTGAGCTTCACTGAGCTAAACGATGAGATGGTGCGCATGCTCCTGCCATTCCTCTGGGCACTGCCCAAGCTCACTCATCTCTCCCTGAATGGCAACCGGCTGACCAGAGCCACCATGAAGGAGCTGACTGATACCATGAAGGACATGAACAAGTTCCCATGCTTGGCCTGGGTGGACCTTGGCAACAATGTGGATGTCTCCTCCATGCCGCAGCCATTGCTGGTGGGCCTGCGCAAGCGCCTCAGCCAGCAGACCACACTGCCCACCATCTATGAGTCGCTCGACTGTGACTCTGAGCTCTCCAGTGGACATGAGGGCAGccagcaagaggaggaggaggaggagggaacagaAGGCATTCAGCCAGTGACCAAAGACAAAGCCACCCCACGTGACTTCCCCCAGCAGTGCTGTGAGAGGTGA